Proteins co-encoded in one Arachis hypogaea cultivar Tifrunner chromosome 13, arahy.Tifrunner.gnm2.J5K5, whole genome shotgun sequence genomic window:
- the LOC112733110 gene encoding uncharacterized protein: MRWLPRFEASQLNFKAEKPMGFALFSTAHQAIAAKDILQDMLFDHDTKSVLHTEMAKKYLFVKRGADAGAFDQSKRLRTAGDYTHTGYTSPSPFHHPPPPVWGPHGYMAPPPPPPYDPYGGYPIAPVPMPTPAPIAAPSSYVPVQ; this comes from the exons ATGCGGTGGCTTCCCAGATTCGAAGCGTCTCAACTGAATTTCAAGGCAGAAAAGCCCATGGGCTTCGCACTTTTCTCCACCGCCCACCAAGCAATTGCCGCCAAGGACATCCTTCAGGACATGCTCTTCGATCACGACACCAAGTCCGTCCTCCACACCGAGATGGCCAAGAAGTACCTCTTTGTCAAGAGAG GGGCTGATGCGGGTGCGTTTGACCAGAGTAAGCGATTGCGGACAGCTGGGGATTATACGCACACTGGTTATACAAGTCCTTCCCCTTTCCATCATCCACCACCACCCGTTTGGGGACCACATGG GTACATGGCTCCACCGCCGCCGCCTCCATATGATCCATATGGAGGCTACCCCATTGCGCCAGTGCCAATGCCTACTCCTGCTCCAATAGCAGCGCCTAGCAGTTATGTTCCAGTTCAG TGA